GAATCCCGGAGTCCGTGCTGATACCGGCACCGGTGAGGAGCGCGACGAGGGGCTTGGCCATGTCACCGAGGGTAGGCCGGGCCGTACGGCAGCGGCGAGCGGTTGTCGCACGGGACACCGGCGGGCGAACGGCCGGAGCCGGTCAGAACACCCGGTGCCCGTTCTCCAGCTCCGCCGTGCCCGAGCCGTCCGCCAGGACGTCCAGGGCGGTCAGGACACGGCGGCCGAGGGCGCCGTGCAGGTACTCGGTCAGTTCCTCGCGCGGGACCAGCCGCCAGGACAGCAGTTCCTCCTCCTGGAGGCGGATCGCCTTGAGCTCGTCCTCGCCGAGCACCCCGCCGTCGTACAGATACGCCACCAGTGGCGGACGCCCCACGCCGTGCACCCAGTCCACCGCCAGCAGCCGGCCGAGCTCACGGTCCAGCCCGATCTCCTCGGCCGTCTCGCGCCGCGCGCCCTGCCGGGGGGTCTCGCCGTCGTCGGACTCGATCGTGCCGCCGGGCAGCGCCCAGCCCTCCCGGTAGTTGGGCTCGACGAGCAGCACCCGGCCCTCGCCGTCCCGGAACAGCGCGGCGGCGCCGGCCAGGACGCGGGGCAGGGACGCGATGTAGGCGGCGAAGTCAGAAGAGGTGGTCATTGGGGCAGGGTAACCACCCGATGACGGTTCAGCCGCAGGGGAAGACGTAGCTGGACTTGTAGTTGACGTAGAGGCTGCTGGAGGACGAGCCCATCTTGGCCGTCACCGGGGCGCAGGCGAAGCTGGAGACGTACACCGGGCCCGCGTACTCGCTGAAGGTGCCCGGGTCGGGGTCGCAGGCCGTGCCGTCCACCTTGCAGATCTGCACGGACATGTACTGCGCCCTGCCGACGTTGTTGTCGAGGATGGCGCAGCCCTTGCCGCCGTTCTCGTGGGCGAAGGGGGTCGCCTTGCACACGTCGGGGTCGACGCCCAGGGGCAGCGGGATCGCCTTGCGCAGTGTGTGGCCGGTGCCGCACACGTTGGCGGCGCCCGAGGTCGCGGACTGCTCGGCCGCGACGGCTCCCGGCGCTCTGCACTCAGCGGCAGCGGCCGCTCCTGAGCCTTCGCGGCGCCCGTGACGCGAAGCGGAAGAACGGGTCGGTCACCCCGCTCGGCCGGGGAATGGCCGGTTCGATCCGGTCAGTCCTCCCGCTCCGCCAGCCGCACCGTCCGCTCCGCCAGCTCGCTGATCCGCACCCCGTCGAAGCCGAACACCGCGCTGCGGACCGTGTCCTCCAGTGGCATCTTCCACTGGTCCGGGATGGCCGCGCCCCCGCCGAACACACCCGCCACCGAACCCGCCGTCGCGCCGTTGGAGTCGGTGTCCAGGCCGCCCCGGACGGTCAGGGTGATGGTGCGGGTGAAGTCTCCGTCGCCGTAGAGCAGGCCGGCGGTGAGGACGGCGGCGTTCGGGACGGTGTGGATCCAGCCCATCCCGGTGGTCTCCTCGGTGACCGTGGTGAGCGTGTCCTCCCAGGACATCCGGGTGTCGTGCAGGGAGACGACCCGGCGCACCGTGCGGGCCAGGCGGCTGCTCGCCGGGATCACGGCCAGGGCCTCGTCGACCGCGTGCCGCACCGTGGGTGCCGTGAACGCCGCAGCGATCAGCGCCGCCGCCCACATCGCCCCGTAGACCCCGTTGCCGGTGTGCGACAGCACCGCGTCCCGCCGGGCCAGCGAGGCGGCCCGGCGCGGCACGCCCGGGCAGGTCCAGCCGTAGATGTCGGCCCTGATCAGCGCCCCGATCCACTCCTGGTACGGATTGTCGTACGTCGCCGTCAGCGGCGGCTTGAGCCCGTTGGCGAGGTTGCGGTACGCGGCCCGCTCGGCGGTGAACGTCTGGAGGTACGGCAGCCGCAGCAGCCACAGGTCGCCGACCTGCTCGGTACTGAAGCCGAAGCCGTGGGTCTCCAGCAGGTCCAGGCCGAGGATCGCGTAGTCGACGTCGTCGTCCCGGCAGCTGCCGTGGATGCGGCCGCGCACGCACTGGCGCCACTCGGGCCGCAGCTCGAAGCCGTCGTGTTCGCTGATCGGCTCGGGCAGGTAGTCGGTCAGCGGCAGTGCGGCGGCCTGCCGGAGGTAGCGGTCGA
This region of Streptomyces caelestis genomic DNA includes:
- a CDS encoding ADP-ribosylglycohydrolase family protein yields the protein MTLARTETELTDRILGGWQGRIAGNMLGKPVEQGEVWTRDRIDRYLRQAAALPLTDYLPEPISEHDGFELRPEWRQCVRGRIHGSCRDDDVDYAILGLDLLETHGFGFSTEQVGDLWLLRLPYLQTFTAERAAYRNLANGLKPPLTATYDNPYQEWIGALIRADIYGWTCPGVPRRAASLARRDAVLSHTGNGVYGAMWAAALIAAAFTAPTVRHAVDEALAVIPASSRLARTVRRVVSLHDTRMSWEDTLTTVTEETTGMGWIHTVPNAAVLTAGLLYGDGDFTRTITLTVRGGLDTDSNGATAGSVAGVFGGGAAIPDQWKMPLEDTVRSAVFGFDGVRISELAERTVRLAERED
- a CDS encoding NUDIX domain-containing protein, with translation MTTSSDFAAYIASLPRVLAGAAALFRDGEGRVLLVEPNYREGWALPGGTIESDDGETPRQGARRETAEEIGLDRELGRLLAVDWVHGVGRPPLVAYLYDGGVLGEDELKAIRLQEEELLSWRLVPREELTEYLHGALGRRVLTALDVLADGSGTAELENGHRVF